From Mya arenaria isolate MELC-2E11 chromosome 1, ASM2691426v1, a single genomic window includes:
- the LOC128235502 gene encoding zinc finger protein 850-like, which produces MHKCFKCERQFTRKVSLLLHKKVHNPKQHRCDFCQELFVSVSGILLHMKKHIGETYRYSCLKCKEQFPNSRQYIVHSRRCNKSQYCCHKCDTQFFSKISLHRHNAAQHFCDKKEYACSICKAKCDSIAAFNVHRMVHFSNPYYCRICGKTISCKKYISHMKDHDGKVGKFSCHICGKSFTDQSYCNTHIEAHGNTKSYECDMCDKKYSIAKSLKVHKQTHCSDNRPSKPCICEVCGCSFKTLSLLKAHMTVHTDLKPFACKECDKVFRTSDNLREHERRHKDIKPFSCSFCQKAFKTKSDCRKHERIHTGENRKACPLCGKVVSKLSSHIRDVHVSREKTHMCSLCDKGFYTAGDLRVHVDRHNEATTECKICGKKLKTVSLDYHYAHVHNDVRNFKCKFCQKTFKSQIVLKKHEKEHDGRKHKCDVCMKMFVRAAHLKSHMLTHLDLKQFECKICSKEFRFSEGLRSHMKRHSGVKEHICQICNKDFYDKGDLKKHMKIHTGEKSHSCTYCDISYTELRTLKHHNARFHADKPGLKAKLQRGAKSKKSYECSICKKSFQTSSGLKNHSDSVHGENVECLQCGESYKTKKTLKVHMTLMHGLRVNKDSPWICNICDISFSTKGFLLRHEEEKHLKGKSKKCPSCDKTFFVDHKLRQHMLVHPEFQFSCDTCGKKFMSEKYFQQHVANHIVKGCLL; this is translated from the coding sequence AtgcataaatgttttaagtgCGAGAGACAGTTCACAAGAAAAGTGTCTTTGCTTTTACACAAAAAAGTTCACAACCCAAAGCAGCATCGATGTGATTTTTGTCAAGAACTGTTTGTGTCTGTGTCTGGTATTTTATTGCACATGAAAAAGCACATTGGTGAAACATACCGGTATTCCTGCCTAAAATGTAAGGAGCAATTTCCAAATTCTAGGCAATATATTGTTCACTCAAGAAGATGTAACAAAAGCCAATATTGTTGTCATAAATGTGATACACAGTTCTTTTCGAAGATTTCTCTACACAGACACAATGCGGCCCAACATTTTTGTGACAAAAAGGAGTATGCTTGCTCTATTTGTAAAGCAAAGTGTGACAGTATTGCAGCCTTCAATGTACACAGAATGGTTCATTTTTCGAATCCCTACTACTGCCGCATATGTGGAAAAACTATAAGctgcaaaaaatacatttcgcATATGAAAGATCACGATGGTAAGGTGGGCAAGTTTTCATGCCATATTTGTGGGAAATCATTTACAGATCAGAGCTATTGTAACACGCATATTGAGGCCCATGGAAATACAAAATCATATGAGTGTGATATGTGTGACAAGAAATACTCAATTGCTAAGTCATTAAAGGTGCACAAACAAACTCACTGTAGTGATAATCGCCCATCGAAGCCATGCATCTGTGAGGTATGTGGTTGTAGTTTCAAAACATTATCACTCTTGAAGGCACATATGACTGTTCATACAGATTTAAAGCCGTTTGCTTGCAAAGAATGTGACAAAGTGTTCCGGACATCTGATAATCTGAGAGAGCACGAGAGGAGACACAAGGACATCAAACCTTTTTCATGCAGCTTTTGTCAGAaagcctttaaaacaaagagtGACTGCAGAAAGCATGAAAGAATCCATACAGGTGAAAATAGAAAGGCATGCCCCTTGTGTGGAAAAGTAGTATCAAAGTTGTCCAGTCATATTCGAGACGTACATGTTAGTCGTGAAAAAACGCACATGTGTTCTTTGTGCGATAAGGGATTTTATACAGCAGGAGATTTGAGGGTCCATGTGGACAGGCATAATGAAGCCACCACTGAGTGCAAAATATGTGGAAAGAAACTTAAAACCGTTTCTCTAGACTATCACTATGCACATGTTCATAATGATGTCAGGAATTTTAAGTGTAAGTTTTGCCAAAAGACCTTTAAAAGTCAAATAGTGTTAAAAAAGCATGAAAAAGAGCATGATGGGAGGAAACACAAATGCGATGTttgtatgaaaatgtttgtgAGGGCAGCTCATTTGAAGAGTCATATGCTTACACATTTAGATTTGAAACAATTTGAGTGCAAAATTTGTAGCAAAGAGTTCCGGTTTTCAGAAGGTTTGCGCTCTCACATGAAAAGGCATTCAGGTGTCAAGGAGCACATATGCCAAATTTGTAATAAGGATTTCTATGACAAAGGGGATTTGAAGAAACATATGAAAATTCACACTGGGGAGAAATCACACTCATGTACATATTGTGACATATCTTACACAGAGCTGAGGACTTTAAAGCACCATAATGCCCGATTCCATGCAGACAAGCCCGGACTCAAAGCTAAGCTCCAAAGGGGTGCTAAATCAAAGAAATCGTATGAATGTAGCATTTGCAAAAAGAGTTTTCAGACTAGTTCTGGTTTGAAAAACCACAGTGATTCAGTTCATGGAGAAAATGTGGAATGTCTGCAATGTGGGGAAagttacaaaacaaagaaaacattgaaagtGCATATGACTTTAATGCATGGCCTTCGAGTAAATAAAGACTCACCTTGGATTTGTAATATATGTGACATATCATTTAGTACAAAAGGATTTTTACTTAGACATGAGGAGGAAAAACATCTCAAGGGAAAAAGCAAAAAATGCCCGTCATGTGATAAGACATTTTTTGTGGATCATAAACTTCGGCAGCACATGCTTGTCCATCCAGAATTTCAGTTTTCCTGTGATACTTGTGGGAAAAAGTTCATGTCTGAGAAATATTTCCAACAGCATGTAGCCAATCATATTGTCAAAGGATGTTTGTTGTAA
- the LOC128228374 gene encoding E3 ubiquitin-protein ligase SH3RF3-like encodes MERALECPICLDRFTYPKVLPCQHTFCNECLQGVVEGYSVRCPECRKVHFVPPDGFQTNVAVQRMLDSHGRTAPSDLGRPEPFNTGRPEPSDPSRPEPTAPTLYTIEGSGPETAATAAPTESVGDRNEDESCSCPCCLTKCVGWTRRTIRRVLKRFLHDHYREKKIRGMTAFNLTTNVAC; translated from the exons atggaGCGGGCTCTTGAGTGTCCAATCTGTCTGGACAGGTTCACTTATCCGAAAGTGTTGCCATGCCAACATACATTCTGCAATGAATGTCTACAAGGAGTTGTTGAAGG tTATTCCGTGCGATGTCCGGAATGTCGGAAGGTACACTTCGTTCCACCTGACGGTTTTCAGACGAACGTGGCCGTACAAAGGATGTTAGATTCACACGGTCGCACTGCGCCGTCCGACCTAGGTCGCCCTGAGCCGTTCAACACGGGTCGCCCTGAGCCGTCCGACCCGAGTCGCCCTGAGCCGACCGCACCGACCCTGTACACGATCGAGGGAAGCGGGCCAGAAACAGCTGCTACAGCAGCTCCTACAGAGAGTGTAGGAGACAG AAACGAAGACGAAAGTTGTTCATGTCCTTGTTGCCTGACAAAATGCGTAG GTTGGACCAGACGAACGATTCGCCGGGTTTTAAAGCGGTTCCTACACGATCATTACAGAGAGAAGAAAATACGAGGTATGACTGCATTTAATTTAACTACAAACGTTGCATGCTAA
- the LOC128239431 gene encoding dynactin subunit 2-like, whose product MADPKYAKLPGIDLNSPDVYETNELPESEQGIQSEQEELPNEAIEKVELNTDEAYKKFKGKGVHGKDIDFSDKITVGRRMGYEADDYELAGEGEGKIETPQQKFQRLQSEIRELTEEVSRIKENVKSESADERLSPVQLGKQLSYLQHQLTDLHLEKLLGPEASIDLSDPQGALQKRLLTQLESFKPDTKQKAPGKEVVASSGDHVTYELFYRPEQAQFSRNAKLASLEERLERLEAAMGNTNQDKLGLLTADTDNKSLVGAVAVVNSKLSLLEATNIEQVEVRLHSVLQKLDKIAEKKNTQEDAEKQNKISELYGLVKKWEATADVLPKVVDRLSALKDLHEQALQFSQALTYLDTTQQEITASLKSHGDMLKQMQGVMSENVTSIKNNCTSIDTRISSLK is encoded by the exons ATGGCTGACCCAAAATACGCCAAATTGCCAGGAATT GATCTGAATTCCCCAGATGTTTATGAAACCAATGAACTACCTGAGTCAGAGCAAGGGATTCAGTCAGAGCAG GAAGAGCTGCCAAATGAAGCCATTGAGAAAGTGGAACTGAATACTGATGAAGCTTACAAGAAGTTTAAGGGAAAGGGTGTCCATGGAAAAGACATAG ATTTTTCTGACAAGATCACAGTTGGCAGACGGATGGGATATGAGGCTGATGACTATGAATTG GCTGGTGAGGGAGAGGGGAAGATAGAAACTCCGCAGCAAAAGTTCCAGCGGCTACAGTCTGAGATTAGAGAGCTTACAGAGGAAGTATCTAGGATCAAG GAGAATGTCAAGTCTGAATCGGCAGATGAGAGGTTATCTCCTGTCCAGCTGGGCAAGCAGTTGAGTTACCTACAACACCAGCTGACTGACCTTCACCTTGAAAAGCTTCTTGGACCTGAGGCCTCCATTGACCTTTCTGACCCTCAGGGGGCGCTACAAAA GCGTCTTCTTACCCAGTTAGAGTCGTTTAAACCAGATACCAAACAAAAAGCCCCTGGCAAGGAAGTAGTAGCAAGTAGCGGGGACCATGTGACCTATGAGTTGTTCTATAGACCAGAACAGGCCCAATTCAGCAGAAATGCCAAG CTTGCCAGCCTGGAAGAGAGGCTGGAGAGACTGGAAGCTGCCATGGGAAACACCAATCAGGATAAACTG GGATTGCTGACTGCAGACACAGATAATAAGAGTCTTGTG GGAGCAGTGGCAGTTGTGAACTCCAAGTTGTCCTTACTGGAAGCGACCAACATTGAGCAAGTGGAAGTGCGGTTACACAGCGTGCTGCAGAAACTGGATAAAATTGctgaaaagaaaaatacacaagAAGATGCAGAGAAACAAAATAAG ATATCGGAGTTATATGGACTAGTCAAGAAATGGGAGGCAACTGCAGATGTGTTACCTAAGGTTGTGGATCGATTATCTGCTCTTAAAGATTTACATGAACAAG CGCTGCAGTTTAGCCAAGCCCTGACATACCTAGACACAACACAACAAGAGATTACTGCCAGCCTCAAGTCACATGGGGACATGTTGAAACAG ATGCAAGGTGTGATGAGTGAGAATGTAACGAGCATAAAGAACAACTGCACCAGTATAGATACCAGAATCTCCTccttaaaataa